A region from the uncultured Bacteroides sp. genome encodes:
- the mazG gene encoding nucleoside triphosphate pyrophosphohydrolase: MHTKEEKMEAFGRFLDILDELRVKCPWDRKQTNESLRPNTIEETYELCDALMRDDKKEICKELGDVLLHVGFYAKIGSETGDFDMKDVCDRLCEKLIYRHPHVFGEVKAETAGQVSDNWEQLKLKEKDGNKSVLSGVPAALPSLIKAYRMQDKARHVGFDWQEKEQVWDKVKEEFDELQAEIAVMDKDKAEGEFGDLFFSIINAARLYGIDPDNALERTNQKFIRRFNYLEERTIKVSRNLKDMTLEEMDVFWEEAKKQGL, encoded by the coding sequence ATGCACACTAAAGAAGAAAAGATGGAAGCCTTCGGGCGTTTCCTCGACATACTGGATGAGTTGCGGGTGAAGTGCCCGTGGGACAGGAAGCAAACGAACGAGAGCCTGCGACCGAACACAATAGAAGAAACATACGAGCTTTGCGATGCGCTGATGCGTGATGATAAAAAGGAGATTTGCAAGGAGTTGGGCGATGTACTGTTGCATGTGGGTTTCTATGCTAAGATAGGTTCGGAAACAGGAGATTTTGATATGAAGGATGTATGCGACCGCCTGTGCGAGAAACTTATTTACCGCCACCCGCATGTGTTTGGGGAGGTAAAAGCGGAAACTGCCGGACAGGTGTCGGACAACTGGGAGCAACTGAAGTTGAAAGAAAAGGATGGCAACAAGAGTGTGTTAAGTGGTGTGCCGGCTGCCCTGCCTTCACTAATTAAAGCGTACAGGATGCAAGACAAAGCACGGCACGTGGGGTTCGACTGGCAAGAGAAAGAGCAGGTATGGGACAAGGTGAAAGAGGAGTTCGACGAGCTGCAAGCAGAAATTGCCGTCATGGATAAGGACAAGGCGGAAGGAGAGTTCGGCGATTTGTTTTTCAGTATCATCAATGCTGCCCGCCTTTACGGCATCGACCCCGACAATGCGCTGGAACGCACCAACCAGAAGTTCATCCGCCGCTTTAACTATTTGGAGGAACGAACAATTAAAGTGAGCCGCAACCTTAAAGACATGACACTCGAAGAAATGGACGTGTTTTGGGAGGAAGCAAAAAAGCAGGGATTATAA
- a CDS encoding GNA1162 family protein: MKKYIYFAFIAMLLASCGSSTNFTRGKSYPKMYTDKPVTILVMPPINKTVNVEAKEYFYTSMMVPLCEKGYYVISPFLAMDLLKSESAYDSELFLDGNLASFKNVFGADVALFTVINEWSKSTMGNTITVDIEYILKSTTTNEVLFSRKGRLNVNTSINSGNSAGLLGALVDMAASAINTALTDKVIAARRCNNFVLHDLPDGKYSPMFDKDQNVGAGGANFSGTVSQ, from the coding sequence ATGAAAAAATACATATACTTTGCATTTATAGCAATGTTGTTAGCCTCGTGCGGTAGTAGCACTAATTTTACGCGTGGGAAGAGCTATCCTAAGATGTACACTGATAAGCCCGTCACTATTTTGGTGATGCCGCCAATTAATAAAACCGTTAATGTAGAAGCCAAAGAATACTTCTATACCTCCATGATGGTTCCTCTTTGTGAGAAAGGATACTACGTTATCTCCCCGTTTTTGGCAATGGATTTGCTGAAAAGCGAAAGTGCTTATGATAGTGAATTGTTCCTCGATGGTAATCTGGCTTCTTTCAAAAACGTTTTTGGTGCCGATGTTGCACTGTTTACGGTGATTAATGAATGGAGTAAATCTACGATGGGCAACACAATCACTGTCGATATTGAATACATTTTGAAGTCGACTACCACCAATGAAGTGTTGTTTAGCCGTAAAGGCAGGCTTAACGTGAATACCAGTATCAACTCCGGTAATAGTGCCGGGCTACTTGGCGCATTGGTTGATATGGCTGCATCGGCTATTAATACCGCGCTGACCGACAAAGTGATTGCCGCCCGCCGTTGCAATAATTTTGTTCTTCACGATTTGCCCGACGGCAAATATTCGCCCATGTTTGATAAAGACCAAAATGTAGGAGCCGGAGGTGCTAACTTTTCGGGAACAGTGAGCCAATAA
- a CDS encoding TonB-dependent receptor: protein MKKNILFVLLVGYVQLITAQNIKGTVLDNNHKALPYVTVRLLNTDSTFVQGTHTDSLGVYSMSLKQQGNYLLCLSSIGYKTQVLPVEVQRNKQLSVIILETDNVVLNEITIEASSFVRQDDKISIYPDKKQIKHSATGYDLLYKLMIPEVDVDRMEGKVSTLGGEATLYIDGRKVDSQEIRSLNPKEIEKVEYYDVPAGKYMNDVAAINFITKKYKTGGYVSLNAEQRIGYLSGDYNAVAKLSHNNTSYTLFAGHSMSKYDGTKDETQEHFVFSDHETDRQSGTLESRVKNNSQYAQLNMTNQNDKRTLIGKLSLVRNDAPNNYAQNMLEYGGTGIRQESFKNTDQSGLKSAIELYGYFHLNDKQFLEMTLGGNYTDNTYAYTYRENSYSTSTDSKEDLYDLSINVNYGIQFKHRNSLTVQTFHFQTISSVNYRGNNPSWQHFWNEESILFLEYNQKLGPKFTLKLGPGASYVQYRLHGDERKDEFSPRLRSSLIYCPSKNQQIQLRYHVGNSELQINQLNEVEQQIDSLQIRRGNPNQKIAFLYKLIAVYSGQFGKFNIGAELWYDGINHVPAEDFYIENDKLIRSYESEGKRRMFTSQLSGAWKVTDNLRIKLVGNWLYIKPKATPEKLRCFSGNMQVDYYWNDFSCGVFAKSRTKSLNYNLMYVTGPAQYGGYISWNHNNWHIESGSMNPFTEHNKRESVMDRGVYSYKNVATSKLYRQSGYVKVTYTFDFGKKTHRENNDVDTNINSTILKAD from the coding sequence ATGAAAAAAAATATTCTTTTTGTTCTACTGGTTGGGTATGTACAACTCATTACGGCACAAAATATAAAAGGTACGGTTTTAGATAATAATCATAAAGCATTACCCTATGTTACCGTACGTTTGTTGAACACAGACTCCACTTTTGTGCAAGGCACTCATACTGACAGTTTAGGTGTCTATTCAATGAGTCTTAAGCAGCAAGGCAATTATTTATTATGCTTAAGCTCCATAGGCTACAAAACACAAGTATTGCCTGTGGAAGTGCAGCGCAATAAGCAGCTTTCCGTTATCATTTTAGAAACCGATAATGTAGTATTAAACGAAATTACGATAGAAGCCTCTTCTTTCGTACGACAAGATGACAAAATCTCAATTTATCCGGATAAAAAACAAATAAAGCATTCGGCTACGGGATATGATTTACTTTACAAATTAATGATTCCGGAGGTAGATGTAGACCGTATGGAGGGAAAAGTGTCGACCTTAGGTGGAGAAGCTACACTTTATATTGACGGGCGTAAGGTAGATTCCCAGGAAATACGAAGTCTGAATCCTAAAGAGATTGAGAAAGTCGAATATTATGATGTGCCTGCCGGAAAATATATGAATGATGTGGCAGCGATCAATTTTATTACCAAAAAGTATAAAACAGGAGGTTACGTGTCGCTGAATGCGGAACAAAGAATCGGATATTTGAGTGGCGATTATAATGCTGTGGCAAAGTTGTCTCACAATAACACCAGTTACACCTTGTTCGCCGGCCATTCCATGAGCAAATATGACGGAACGAAGGACGAAACCCAAGAACATTTTGTATTCTCAGACCATGAAACAGATAGACAATCGGGTACATTGGAAAGCAGAGTAAAGAACAATAGCCAATATGCCCAACTCAATATGACCAATCAGAACGATAAACGTACCTTAATCGGAAAATTATCTTTGGTACGCAATGATGCTCCAAACAATTACGCCCAAAACATGCTCGAATATGGCGGTACCGGCATCCGGCAGGAGAGTTTTAAGAATACTGACCAATCAGGATTGAAGTCGGCCATAGAGCTCTATGGATATTTCCATCTGAATGACAAACAGTTTTTGGAGATGACTTTAGGTGGTAATTATACGGATAACACTTATGCTTATACTTACCGGGAAAATAGTTACTCCACCTCGACAGATAGCAAAGAAGATTTGTATGATTTATCTATCAATGTAAACTATGGTATTCAATTTAAACATCGGAATTCTTTAACTGTACAGACTTTTCATTTTCAGACTATCAGCTCTGTAAATTACAGAGGAAATAATCCCTCCTGGCAGCACTTTTGGAATGAAGAAAGTATACTATTTCTGGAATATAACCAAAAGTTAGGACCGAAATTCACGCTTAAATTAGGGCCGGGAGCATCGTACGTACAATATCGCTTGCATGGAGACGAAAGAAAGGACGAGTTTTCTCCCCGTTTGCGCTCTAGCCTAATTTATTGTCCTTCAAAGAACCAGCAAATTCAGCTAAGATATCATGTGGGGAACAGTGAATTGCAGATCAATCAATTGAATGAAGTGGAACAACAAATCGATTCTTTGCAGATAAGGCGAGGAAATCCCAATCAAAAGATCGCTTTTCTATATAAACTTATAGCTGTTTACAGCGGACAATTTGGAAAATTCAATATCGGAGCAGAACTATGGTATGATGGGATAAACCATGTACCGGCCGAAGATTTTTATATAGAAAATGATAAATTGATAAGAAGCTATGAAAGTGAAGGCAAACGCCGGATGTTTACAAGCCAATTGTCCGGTGCATGGAAAGTGACGGATAATCTACGAATCAAGTTAGTAGGGAATTGGCTATACATAAAGCCTAAAGCCACTCCGGAAAAGTTAAGATGTTTCTCGGGCAATATGCAGGTAGATTATTATTGGAATGATTTTTCATGCGGCGTGTTTGCCAAATCAAGAACAAAATCGCTTAATTACAACCTGATGTATGTCACCGGGCCGGCCCAATATGGCGGTTACATAAGTTGGAATCATAATAACTGGCACATAGAAAGCGGATCAATGAATCCTTTTACCGAGCACAATAAAAGGGAGTCCGTTATGGATCGGGGAGTATATAGCTACAAAAATGTGGCAACCAGTAAGCTCTACCGGCAGAGTGGTTACGTAAAGGTGACTTATACCTTCGATTTTGGAAAGAAAACGCATCGGGAAAATAATGATGTCGATACAAACATTAATAGTACAATATTGAAAGCAGATTAA
- a CDS encoding sigma-70 family RNA polymerase sigma factor yields the protein MSPYSEREVLALLQEAGTQKKGFEMIVAQYSEQLYWQIRRMVLSHDDANDILQNTFIKAWTNIDYFRAEAKLSTWLYRIALNECLTFLNKQRAVSTVTIDDSEAMAVQQLESDPYFSGDHIELLLQKALISLPEKQRMVFNLKYYQEMKYEEMSEILGTSVGALKASYHHAVKKIEKFLEEED from the coding sequence ATGAGCCCTTATAGCGAACGCGAGGTACTGGCACTTCTTCAGGAAGCAGGTACGCAGAAAAAAGGATTTGAGATGATTGTTGCGCAATATAGCGAGCAGTTGTATTGGCAGATTCGTCGTATGGTGCTTTCTCATGATGATGCTAATGATATACTTCAAAACACATTTATTAAAGCATGGACGAATATAGATTATTTCCGTGCAGAGGCAAAACTTTCTACGTGGCTTTACCGCATCGCTCTTAATGAATGCCTCACTTTCCTCAATAAACAGCGGGCTGTAAGTACTGTGACGATTGACGATTCGGAAGCGATGGCTGTTCAGCAGCTGGAAAGTGACCCTTATTTTTCGGGAGATCATATAGAACTATTGTTGCAAAAAGCGCTCATCTCTTTGCCCGAGAAGCAGCGTATGGTTTTTAATCTGAAATATTACCAGGAGATGAAATACGAAGAAATGTCGGAAATACTTGGTACATCCGTGGGTGCTCTAAAAGCTTCTTATCATCATGCAGTGAAGAAAATAGAGAAATTTTTGGAAGAAGAAGATTAA
- a CDS encoding T9SS type A sorting domain-containing protein: MKKQVLSFFLFSFITLSVALAQQKQSPPVADDGQTHLTINVVGNTLHVQNAAPDSMMSIYSIVGIKLISVRIDSTDQSIDLNLSKGYYLLKISNTVRKLIIK, from the coding sequence ATGAAAAAGCAAGTTCTTTCTTTTTTCCTATTTAGCTTTATCACTCTTTCTGTTGCATTGGCGCAGCAGAAACAAAGTCCGCCGGTTGCTGACGATGGGCAGACTCATCTTACTATTAATGTAGTAGGAAATACGCTTCATGTTCAAAATGCAGCACCCGATTCAATGATGTCGATATATAGTATTGTAGGAATTAAGCTTATTTCTGTGCGTATTGATTCCACTGATCAATCGATAGATTTGAATCTTTCTAAAGGATATTATCTTTTAAAAATTTCGAATACGGTTAGAAAGTTAATTATAAAATGA
- a CDS encoding CsgG/HfaB family protein, with protein sequence MKRYIFILLFMYVAVGIYAQRKVIEVEPATASQSETAKTLKRKVAIGRFSNETQYAKGLFYDKENDPMGKQALDILSAKLAASGKFILLERNDMDKLLAEASTSDGGFQKIGADYLIVGSITQFGRKNIGDAKLFSTTKTQIVEAAVSIRLIDVSTGLIIYSDEAKGDAEEKTKTTMGLGGRADFDATLSDKAISAAISQLVENIINKCTNKPWRAYFLSYDNDAVIVSGGASQGISVGDVFAVKSKGKTVKNPQTGINIELPGKTVGKVEVVSVGGDTPEAEYSMVTFKEGNIDGSKLQDYYIEEIK encoded by the coding sequence ATGAAAAGGTACATTTTTATTCTTTTGTTTATGTATGTTGCGGTTGGCATATATGCGCAGCGAAAGGTTATAGAAGTAGAGCCGGCCACTGCTTCACAGTCTGAAACGGCGAAAACGTTGAAACGGAAAGTGGCTATTGGCCGATTCTCCAATGAAACGCAGTATGCCAAAGGTTTGTTTTATGATAAGGAAAACGACCCGATGGGCAAGCAAGCTCTGGATATCCTTTCGGCTAAATTGGCTGCTTCCGGAAAGTTTATCTTACTGGAACGCAACGATATGGATAAGTTACTGGCTGAAGCAAGTACTTCCGACGGCGGCTTTCAGAAAATTGGTGCTGATTATCTGATTGTGGGTTCTATTACCCAGTTCGGTCGTAAAAATATTGGTGATGCTAAATTGTTTTCTACAACTAAAACCCAGATTGTTGAAGCTGCCGTAAGCATTCGCTTGATTGATGTTTCCACAGGCCTCATTATCTATTCGGATGAAGCCAAAGGCGATGCCGAAGAGAAGACAAAGACAACGATGGGCCTTGGCGGAAGAGCCGATTTTGATGCAACCCTTAGCGATAAAGCTATTTCTGCCGCTATTTCCCAGTTGGTGGAGAATATAATCAATAAATGTACCAATAAGCCATGGAGAGCCTACTTCCTTTCTTATGATAATGACGCCGTAATTGTTTCGGGTGGAGCTTCTCAGGGCATTTCGGTTGGCGATGTATTTGCTGTTAAGTCAAAAGGCAAAACAGTTAAGAACCCTCAGACGGGCATCAATATAGAACTTCCCGGAAAAACGGTAGGTAAAGTAGAGGTTGTTTCTGTTGGTGGAGATACCCCGGAGGCAGAATATTCTATGGTAACCTTCAAAGAAGGAAATATAGACGGATCTAAATTGCAAGACTATTATATAGAGGAGATTAAATAA
- a CDS encoding DUF4810 domain-containing protein, with protein MRKYLMLLIVAAGFASCTTTGSLYNWNDYVDASYKYYKKQTPEATEHLMKTYEAMINKPNGSRRVIAPGICGEYGYFLLQNGKKEQGIAMLQKEKELYPESAVFMDRLINQFSK; from the coding sequence ATGAGGAAGTATTTAATGTTGCTCATCGTGGCTGCCGGATTTGCTTCGTGCACCACTACCGGTAGTCTTTATAATTGGAATGATTATGTAGACGCATCTTACAAATATTATAAAAAGCAGACACCGGAAGCTACGGAACATCTGATGAAGACCTATGAAGCCATGATAAACAAGCCAAATGGTTCCAGGCGCGTAATCGCTCCGGGCATTTGTGGCGAGTACGGTTATTTTCTGCTTCAAAACGGGAAAAAGGAGCAAGGCATCGCCATGCTTCAGAAAGAGAAAGAACTTTATCCCGAATCGGCCGTGTTTATGGATCGTCTTATTAATCAATTCTCAAAATGA
- a CDS encoding valine--tRNA ligase, whose amino-acid sequence MELASKYNPADVEEKWYQYWMDHKLFSSKPDGREPYTIVIPPPNVTGVLHMGHMLNNTIQDILVRRARMEGKNACWVPGTDHASIATEAKVVNRLAAQGIKKTDLTRDEFLKHAWEWTDEHGGIILKQLRKLGASCDWDRTAFTMDKERSESVLKVFVDLYKKGLIYRGVRMVNWDPQALTALSDEEVIYKEEHSKLFYLRYKIEGEDGYAVVATTRPETIMGDTAMCINPNDPKNQHLKGKKVIVPLVNRVIPVIEDEYVDIEFGTGCLKVTPAHDVNDYMLGEKYNLQTIDIFNDNGTLSEAAGLYVGQDRFAVRKQIEKDLAAAGLLDKVEAYTNKVGYSERTNVVIEPKLSMQWFLKMEHLAKIALDPVMNDDIKFYPAKYKNTYSHWLENIKDWCISRQLWWGHRIPAYFLPEGGYVVATSEAEALKLAQEKTGNANLTLADLRQDEDCLDTWFSSWLWPISLFDGINNPGNEEINYYYPTSDLVTGPDIIFFWVARMIMSGYEYEGKMPFKNVYFTGIVRDKQGRKMSKSLGNSPDPLNLIEQFGADGVRMGMMLAAPAGNDILFDEALCEQGRNFNNKIWNAFRLIKGWEVDDCGIVPESSSLAIHWFESRQNEVAVEMADLFSKYRLSEALMAVYKLFWDDYSSWYLEMVKPAYGQPISRDVYDSTTYFFDNLLKLLHPFMPFITEELWQQTNERDEDQSIMIQRLPADTYVDTEFMELFAIVKEVISNIRAIRMQKNIAQKEELELQIVGENPISAFTSVLTKMCNLSSINSVETKPEGAASFMVGTLEFAVPLTNMIDVEAEITRMEVELKHKEGFLQGVMKKLSNERFVNSAPAAVLDMERKKQADAESIISSLKDSIAALKKA is encoded by the coding sequence ATGGAATTAGCAAGCAAGTACAATCCCGCAGACGTAGAGGAGAAGTGGTATCAATATTGGATGGATCATAAATTATTCAGTTCGAAACCAGACGGGCGTGAGCCGTATACCATCGTCATTCCTCCCCCCAATGTAACCGGTGTGCTGCACATGGGACACATGCTTAATAATACCATACAAGATATCCTCGTGCGCCGTGCCCGCATGGAAGGCAAGAATGCCTGCTGGGTGCCCGGTACCGACCATGCTTCCATAGCCACCGAAGCCAAAGTGGTAAACCGCCTCGCTGCTCAAGGCATTAAGAAAACCGACCTCACCCGTGATGAATTCTTGAAACATGCCTGGGAGTGGACAGACGAACATGGCGGCATCATCTTAAAGCAACTACGCAAACTCGGCGCCTCGTGCGACTGGGATCGTACTGCCTTTACCATGGACAAAGAGCGCAGCGAAAGCGTACTGAAAGTATTTGTCGACCTCTACAAAAAAGGGCTTATCTATCGCGGAGTGCGCATGGTTAACTGGGATCCGCAAGCCTTAACCGCCCTGTCAGACGAAGAAGTAATTTATAAAGAAGAACACAGCAAACTGTTCTATCTCCGTTATAAAATTGAGGGCGAAGACGGATATGCCGTTGTGGCAACTACCCGTCCCGAAACAATCATGGGCGATACCGCCATGTGCATCAACCCCAACGACCCTAAGAACCAACACCTGAAAGGCAAGAAAGTAATTGTTCCCTTGGTAAACCGTGTCATCCCCGTTATCGAAGATGAGTATGTAGATATTGAGTTCGGTACCGGTTGCCTCAAGGTAACCCCTGCACACGATGTAAACGACTATATGCTGGGCGAGAAATACAACCTCCAGACCATCGACATCTTCAATGATAACGGAACACTTAGCGAAGCTGCCGGACTCTATGTGGGTCAAGATCGCTTTGCCGTGCGCAAGCAGATAGAAAAAGACCTTGCGGCTGCCGGTTTGTTAGATAAAGTAGAAGCTTACACCAATAAAGTGGGCTATTCAGAACGTACCAACGTAGTCATTGAACCTAAACTCTCCATGCAATGGTTCCTCAAGATGGAGCACCTTGCCAAGATAGCTCTTGATCCGGTGATGAACGACGACATCAAGTTTTACCCCGCCAAATACAAGAATACCTATAGCCATTGGCTAGAGAATATAAAAGACTGGTGCATCAGCCGCCAATTGTGGTGGGGGCACCGCATACCGGCCTACTTCCTGCCCGAAGGCGGCTACGTGGTGGCTACCAGCGAAGCTGAAGCACTAAAGTTGGCACAAGAGAAAACAGGCAATGCAAACCTTACCCTTGCCGATCTTCGTCAGGATGAAGATTGCCTCGATACCTGGTTCTCTTCCTGGCTGTGGCCCATCTCTTTGTTTGACGGCATCAACAACCCCGGCAACGAAGAGATTAACTATTACTACCCCACGAGCGATCTTGTAACGGGACCCGACATTATTTTCTTCTGGGTGGCCCGCATGATTATGTCCGGCTACGAATACGAAGGCAAGATGCCGTTTAAGAATGTCTACTTCACCGGCATCGTACGCGACAAACAAGGACGTAAGATGTCTAAGTCGCTAGGCAATTCGCCCGATCCGTTGAATCTGATCGAACAATTCGGAGCCGATGGCGTGCGCATGGGAATGATGCTTGCCGCTCCTGCCGGAAACGATATCCTTTTCGATGAAGCACTCTGCGAGCAAGGACGTAACTTCAACAATAAGATATGGAATGCTTTCCGTCTGATTAAAGGCTGGGAAGTAGATGATTGCGGAATAGTACCCGAGTCATCCAGCCTTGCCATTCACTGGTTTGAATCCAGACAAAACGAGGTAGCTGTTGAAATGGCCGATCTCTTTAGCAAGTATCGTCTTAGCGAAGCATTAATGGCTGTTTACAAACTCTTCTGGGATGACTATTCTTCCTGGTATCTCGAAATGGTGAAGCCTGCTTACGGACAACCCATCAGTAGGGATGTTTATGATTCTACCACCTATTTCTTTGATAACCTGCTTAAATTGCTGCATCCGTTTATGCCCTTCATCACCGAAGAATTGTGGCAACAAACCAACGAGCGCGACGAAGATCAAAGCATCATGATTCAACGTTTGCCCGCTGATACGTATGTTGATACCGAATTTATGGAATTGTTTGCCATTGTAAAAGAGGTAATCAGTAACATCCGCGCCATCCGCATGCAAAAGAATATAGCACAAAAAGAAGAACTTGAATTGCAGATTGTGGGAGAAAATCCGATAAGTGCTTTTACCAGTGTTCTAACTAAAATGTGTAATTTATCATCTATCAATTCCGTAGAAACGAAACCGGAAGGTGCCGCCTCCTTTATGGTAGGTACTCTCGAGTTTGCCGTTCCCTTAACGAACATGATTGATGTGGAAGCAGAAATAACCCGCATGGAAGTGGAGCTGAAACACAAAGAAGGCTTTCTGCAAGGCGTGATGAAAAAGTTGAGCAACGAAAGATTTGTCAACAGCGCCCCTGCTGCTGTTTTAGATATGGAACGCAAGAAACAAGCCGATGCCGAAAGTATTATCAGTTCATTAAAAGATAGCATTGCTGCTTTAAAGAAAGCATAA
- a CDS encoding DUF3810 domain-containing protein, which translates to MKRSSIIRYVVLGLLLLTVWITQNSAAMGEGYARSVYPVIAFCLSSFSHLLPFSLGDLFITLSIAGVILYPVYARYKKRAWKKIILQDAEYLLWIYVWFYLAWGLNYSQKNFYERTGTEHVAYTAQSFKAFAFEYVQTLNKAYTPPPVKVNKEMVAREVVSGYNRICDSIGLNRPFASSPKVKTMLFSRVSAAVGITGYMGPFFCEFNLNKNLLPVEYAATYAHELSHLLGITNEAEANFYAYEVCIRSSDPSIRFSGYFSILNHVLRNAKGVLSAEEYEELVKQIRPGVKKLAEDDYNHWMAMYSPIIGDAQDWIYDLYLKGNKIKSGRKNYSEVVGLLISWREKMNIQALRTIIIKNKYAH; encoded by the coding sequence ATGAAACGAAGTTCCATCATACGATATGTAGTTTTAGGCTTATTACTGCTCACGGTGTGGATTACCCAAAACAGTGCGGCCATGGGCGAAGGATATGCCCGGTCGGTATACCCTGTCATTGCGTTTTGCCTTTCTTCTTTTTCACATCTTCTGCCTTTCTCTTTGGGCGATTTATTTATAACGCTGAGCATAGCAGGGGTGATTTTATATCCCGTCTATGCCCGATACAAAAAAAGAGCATGGAAAAAGATCATACTGCAAGATGCGGAGTATCTGCTTTGGATATATGTGTGGTTCTATCTGGCGTGGGGACTGAATTATTCGCAAAAGAATTTTTATGAACGAACCGGAACGGAACACGTAGCTTATACCGCCCAAAGTTTTAAAGCGTTTGCATTCGAATACGTCCAGACTCTAAATAAAGCCTACACCCCTCCCCCTGTGAAGGTTAATAAAGAGATGGTGGCTCGCGAAGTAGTAAGCGGGTATAACCGTATATGCGATTCTATAGGCCTCAACCGCCCGTTCGCCTCATCGCCCAAAGTAAAGACGATGTTGTTTAGCCGGGTTAGCGCGGCTGTAGGGATTACCGGATATATGGGGCCGTTTTTCTGTGAATTCAATCTGAATAAGAATTTACTTCCTGTAGAGTATGCAGCAACTTACGCACATGAATTATCTCACCTGCTGGGCATCACCAACGAAGCGGAGGCCAATTTTTATGCGTATGAGGTTTGCATCCGGTCTTCCGATCCTTCCATCCGTTTCAGCGGTTACTTCTCAATATTAAACCATGTGCTGAGAAATGCAAAAGGAGTATTGTCGGCAGAGGAATACGAGGAGTTGGTAAAACAAATTCGTCCCGGAGTAAAGAAGCTGGCAGAAGATGATTATAATCACTGGATGGCGATGTATAGCCCGATAATAGGAGATGCACAAGACTGGATATACGATTTGTACCTAAAGGGGAACAAGATAAAAAGCGGCCGGAAAAATTACTCGGAAGTAGTGGGACTACTTATATCGTGGAGGGAGAAAATGAACATACAAGCGTTGAGAACAATCATAATTAAGAATAAATATGCACACTAA
- a CDS encoding ribonuclease Z, whose product MEKFELYILGCGSALPTNRHFATSQVVDIRDKLFMIDCGEGAQMQLRKSRLKFSRLNHIFISHLHGDHCFGLLGLISTFGLLGRTAELHIYSPKGLEELLAPMLAFFCRKLSYKVIFHEFETKEAALIYEDRSITVTTIPLEHRIPCCGFLFTEKPGLNHIVRDMVDFYKVPLFEINHIKNGADYITPEGEVVLNTKLTIPATPPRSYAYCSDTIFREKIIDQIKGVDLLFHEATFAQSELARARETFHTTAEQAAFIAREAGVGKLVIGHFSARYEDEELLLQEASAVFPSTVLAKEGLCVQI is encoded by the coding sequence ATGGAAAAATTTGAATTATATATTCTTGGCTGCGGATCTGCGTTGCCTACTAATCGTCATTTTGCTACATCGCAGGTGGTGGATATTCGCGATAAATTATTCATGATTGATTGTGGTGAAGGAGCCCAGATGCAACTCCGCAAGTCACGCTTGAAATTTTCTCGCTTGAATCATATTTTTATTTCTCATCTACATGGCGACCATTGTTTCGGATTACTCGGGTTGATCTCTACTTTCGGGCTTTTAGGGCGCACTGCAGAGTTACATATCTATTCACCCAAGGGACTCGAAGAATTGTTGGCCCCCATGCTTGCTTTTTTCTGCCGCAAGTTATCATATAAAGTTATCTTCCATGAGTTTGAGACTAAAGAGGCTGCACTGATATATGAAGATCGTTCGATTACGGTAACGACTATTCCTTTGGAACATCGCATTCCTTGTTGTGGCTTTCTATTTACTGAAAAGCCGGGATTAAATCATATAGTCCGTGATATGGTCGATTTTTATAAGGTTCCTTTATTTGAAATTAATCATATAAAGAATGGAGCCGACTACATAACTCCCGAAGGCGAAGTAGTGTTGAATACCAAGCTGACTATACCGGCTACTCCTCCCAGAAGCTATGCTTATTGTTCCGATACCATATTTAGGGAAAAGATTATTGATCAGATTAAAGGGGTCGATTTACTATTCCATGAAGCAACTTTTGCTCAAAGTGAATTAGCACGTGCCCGTGAAACTTTTCATACCACAGCAGAGCAAGCTGCTTTTATCGCACGTGAGGCAGGCGTGGGTAAACTCGTTATCGGCCATTTTTCGGCCCGATATGAGGATGAAGAGTTATTGCTTCAAGAAGCATCTGCCGTTTTTCCGTCAACAGTATTAGCTAAAGAAGGGCTTTGCGTTCAAATATAA